A region of the Deltaproteobacteria bacterium genome:
TCCCTGGAAGACCACACCGAATCATTTATTGAGATATGGGGAGGGCTGGATTCGGCTAAGGCCCTGGCCCTGTTTGGAGACGGCAGGAAGGCCTTGTTAGGCAGTTTGGATGGACAGCTCAAGATCTGGACAGCGTCTAATAATCAGCTTGAATGGAGGGAGATGGAAAGGGATCTCTGGATTACCGGCCTCTCTGCTACTGCCGATGGCCGTTTAGCCGTATCCGTCGAAGGGTTCTCTGTTATGGAGAATGTGGCAACGATAAAAGTCTGGGATGTGCCCAGCGGCCGTAGTCCGGTCATATTATCGGGTCATACGGATGAGGCCCTTTCCGTAAGCGTTACCGCCGATGGGAGCTGTGCGATCTCCTGCAGTGCCGACGAAACACTCCGGGTCTGGGATCTGGAGGGGGTTCGCGGCCTCGGCCATCCATTGGAGCGACCCCGGGATTTAGGCGCCGGGGCCTTGACCGCCGATGGACAAAAGGCCCTTTTGGCCGCGGGCGAACGGAGCGGGTCCTATAAACCCATCCTCGAACTCTGGGATCTGAAAACCCGCCGCTGTCTGAAGACCCTGGAATGCGAACGAATCAATAAGGTGGCCCTCACCCATAATGACCGGATAGCGGTAACAGGCAGCCTTTATGACAGTGGACTGGTGCAGGTATGGAATCTCGAAACAGGTTCTTGTTTGAGACGCTTTCAAAGGGAGTCCGGCACGACGGTCGCGGATTTGATCCTGTCTGCCGACGGCCGAGTGGCCCTGGCCCTGATCCCAAAAAAAGTATTTTCCAAGAAGAAGCATTGGGACTATGGAAAACATTTGCTTCTTTTGGACCTTGAAAAAGAACGGTGCCTGAAAATCATGAAACATCCCGGGAAAGTCCTTTTTCCGGCCTTCCTTGTTGACGGCCGGAGGGCAATATCGTCCTGCGAAGACCGCATGGTGCGGCTCTGGGACCTGAAGTCAGGCCTTTGTCTAAGGTCTCAAGAAGTATCGGGCGAAATCACTGCCCTGAACGTCTCCCCCGATGGCCGGTGGGTCACAACCGGAACGAACACCGGTCATGTGGAAGTGTGGGATCTGGAAACCGGGGATTTGACGGTCCGGGAAGGGCATACCCTGGATGTCTCCGTGTTGGCGGCCACCCCCGAGGGCCGTCGGATCTTGTCGGGTGGACAAGATGGGCTTTTGCGGCTCTGGGACCTGGAAAACTGCCGGCCCTTAAAAATCCTGAAAGGGCATACCGAGGCTATCATATCCGTAGTGGTAACGGCCGATGGACAAAAGGCCGTATCCCACAGTGATGATCAAACCCTGAGACTATGGGACCTGGAAACCGGGCTTTGCCTCTCGGCAATTAGATTGGATAAAGTCATGAGAGGAGATTTTTGCCTGAAAGGGAATACCATCCTGGCCTGTTCTTATTCCGGGGACGGAGAAGCATTCCAGATCATTGAGCCGGGGAAAGGGAACCCAAGAGGTGTCCCTTGGAAGGTGCGGGTAACTCCGGTCCGGAAATGGCATTACGATCTTCAGGGAGGGACCGGGCATTGGGATAAGACGTTGTCAACCCTGTGTCCGATCTGCGGAAAGAGTAGCGAGGTCCCTTCAGCCGTTGTTGAATCTATCAGAAAATTAAAAAGGGCCAGGAAAAAGCCTAAAGAAAAGAGTCATTCTCCAGAGCTGTCCTTACACTGTCCATCCTGCGGATGCCCCTGGCAAACCAATCCGTTTATGGTCGATAATCGTGATTTAGTCAGGATAACACCCTGACAGGAGATGGCTGTTTGCAATGGACAGAAAATCTCGCCCCCTTCATTTACGCGCCAGGCCGGCGACTAAAGAATGGCTACGTCTGGGAGCTGGGGTCAGTTCTTTTAAATTGACAACGCTCCATGCAAAGAAGATGCCCTTGATAATATTAGAAAGTTGGAGGGGTCACGACCAAGATGGAATGACAGGCTTCCTCCCCGATCACACGCAAATACACCGGTGCATCACCGGGATAATAAACGGCATCCCCTTCGTTGAGACGAAGGGTCGTCTCTCCGATCTTCATCTCTAGACAGCCACTCAAAATAAGTGCGCACTTTTCTCCGGGGGGATCTTTGATAGGTTCCGGCCCGGAGTTAAATCCCGGCTCAAACCTGCCATACAACATTTCGATCAAGCGATTCAGGTCGGGGGTAAGCATCTCGAACAAGGCGGGAAAGTTGGGATACATGAGCTTTTTCCGTTTTCCGGCCCTGACAACCCCGATATCTTTAGTGTAGGTACCAGGGGAGCTATGTCTCTTCGATTGTAAGGTCATCTGGTTCTGGTGCCCGTTTGGATCGGTTTGCTCCTCAACGAAATTGAACAGGCTGAAGTCCATAGCCTGAGCGATTCTTTTGAGCGATGACATGGAGGGTTGGGCCAGACCCCGCTCGATTTCACTCAGGAGGCTTATTGATAGCCCTGTTTTTTCAGATAGTTGCTTAAGAGTCATCATTTGGCCTCGGCGTCTGGCCCTCAGTTTAGTTCCGAAATCACTCATCATATTAATCTCCTTGCATTTCCCGCAACTTGGCCGGAGCGTAATGTGCTTTCGAGCCAAGCAAGTAAAGTCCAATGTATTTTATTTTTCAATCCTTGTCAATAATTTCGATCATATCGAAATAATTATCTTGACAAAAGAATTTTGGCAGCTATAAGATGCATTCAATCTAAAGCATTCAAATCTTCTTTTCATAGGAGGCTGATATGACTCATAGTCAAAAGGAAGAGAAGCTGGCAAAGTATAAAGACATGAAGGGGTATTATTCAACACCGCCTGAAACGATATTTGCGGCTAAAAAGACCTGGGTTGAACAGCGGAAATGGGATCTTCCCGAGACTTTTGTTATCAAGGTGGCCCCTGTCGGGGCTTTTATTATGAAAGAAGACAACCCCAACCAAAAATATACCCCTGAGGAGATCAAAGGCGATATTGTGGAATCCGTAGAGGCCGGGGCTTGTTCGTTTCATACCCATGTAAGGGATAACCAGGGCCGGCATACACTTGATGTAAAATTATATCATGAGGTAATCGACCCGATCAAAAACAAATTTGGACGAGATGTGGTGGTCTGCGGGTGTCCGGAGGGAGCGAATACTGTTGCCGAGTCCCTGCGCCCATTACTTGAGTTTCAGGATATTATAGAAATTGCCCCAATCACGGTTACCGCGGTTAATTTAGCCGGTGATTTTTCGGTAGTTCAAACCCGTGAAATATGCCAAACCCATGTGGGATTCATGCAGGAAATCGGATGCAAACCCGAAATGGTCCTCCATAACGTTGGGGACATTTCCCTGGTAAGGCGCTGGCTTATAGACACGGGAGTCGCCAAGAAACCCTATTACTTCCGTCTGGCCATGGGGAATCCCGGGTGGGGTTATATAGAAGACCCCGATTCCATGTTTCAATGTTTAACCTTTGTAGTCAGGGAACTCAAAAAGATTGATCCAAATTGTGCCATTATGATTGATATGGCGGGAAGAGCCGGACTCTTTTCGGTTGCCACGGCAATTGCATTGGGCTTGATGGGCGCCAGAGTGGGAATGGAAGACGCCCTCTATATGTACCCCCACAAAGATGAAGTGATCAAAAATAACGTATCCGTAGTTAGACAGGCTGTTGCGCTGATAGAAGCACTGGGTCGGAAGGTTGCCACTGCCGACGATTACAGGAGATTCGTAGGTATAGATACTCTCAAAAAATAAGATTCAGACAATGCCTGAAAACCGGATGAAAAGGGAGGTCTGGCCATTATGAAAGACTTCGATGTGATCGTAATAGGAGCCGGGCTTGGCGGTCTTTCCGCGGCAACCTGTTTAAGCCAGGCAGGCAAAAGAGTATTGCTCTTAGAAAAACACAATGTCCCCGGAGGTTATGCCTCTTCTTTCCTCCGAGGCCGGTTCGAATTTGACGTGGCTCTCCATGAGCTCTCCGGTGTGGGAGGCAACGAGAATCGTGGTCCTTTGTGGGGCTTGCTCAATGGCTGGGGGGTGGCGCCCAGGGTCAAGTTTATGCCGGTGCCTGAGTTCTATCGTTGCCTATTTCCGGGTCTGGATGTGATTTTGCCGGTGGGTCGTCAAAATTTCGAGGAGACCCTGGCCAATGAATTCCCTAAAGAGGCGTCCGGAATCAAAGGTTTTGTCAGCCTGGTCTTCGATATAGCGGAAGAAGCGATGAGAGCCAATATTCTGGGCGGGTCCCCAAACAGCCTGAACCCACCGGAATTCCCCAGGATGACGGCCTATTCCAATCACACGGTGGCTCAAGTTTTTGATTCCTTTTTCTCGGACCAGAGGATACGCGCAGTGTTGGGACAGCTCTGTAACTATCTGGGCCAGCCGCCCTCAAAGCTGCCTATTACTGCTTTTGCTATGGCCTTTACGGCTTACCTGACCTACGGACCGGCCCATATCAGAGGCACGTCCCAGGCGCTGTCTCAAGCCTTTGTTGATGTCATTGAGGCCAATGGCGGTCAGGTTTGGCTGAACAAAGGCGCGGCCCGCATTTTGACTTCCGGGAACAGGGTGCAGGGTGTCCAGGCCGAAGACGGCACGAAAATCGCTTCCCCCCGGGTGGTGTGCAACGCCAATCCGGTAGTCGCCTGTCTTGATCTGATCGGCCGGGACAAGGTTCCTGACTGGTATCTCAGGCGCCTGGGGGCCTGGTCGGCCGGGGCTTCAACCTTCAACGTCTATTTGGGTCTGGATTGTACCTGTCAGGATTTAGGTCTGAAGACGCATGAAACCTTTGTCGGGATCGACTTCAATTTGGACCAGCATGATGAAGCAGCTCTAAAAGCGGTCAATAGGCAACCACTGGCGGCGGCGGTTACGGCCTACAACCTGGCCGACCCCGAATTCTCCCCGCCCGGCACGGCCTCCGTGGTAATAACCTTGGGGGCTCACGGTGCGCCCTGGCTACAGCTTTCTCCTTCCGAATACTTGGAAGCCAAGAGTGGGCTGGCGGTCAAGGCCATGGAATTGGCGGAAATTGTGGCCCCTGATCTCAGGAACCATATAGAAGTGCTGGATATCGCCACCCCCCTGACCAATACCCGCTATACGGCCAATCCCGGGGGTAGTTTTACGGGCTTTGCCGAAAATCGACAATGTTCGCCCTTGGGACGCCTTCCCAGTCGCGGGCCTTTATCGGGTCTCTATTTCGCCAATGCCTGGGTCAACATCGGGGGAGGATTCATGCCCTGCATTCTCTCGGGGTTCCTGGCCGCTCAGGACCTGCTGGAGGACGCCAAACCGGGCGGTCCGGCCCCGGTCGTAATGGAACGAATCAAGAACCAAATGGAGCAGCAGACCCAAGGCGGTCGGACCTTGACCAATGGGGAGGGCTCCAAAGCCAAAAACATTATATCCAGGCTGCATCCCAATCGGATCCTGCTTAAAGTGGATCAAATCGCAGAGGAAACGTCCAGCGCCAAGACCCTGAGAATGATCCCGGCCGAAGGATCGCTGCCTCTTTTCCGGCCCGGACAGTATGTCCATATCTTCGTCCATTTTAGCGGAGTGGCCACTTCACGGCCCTATACCATTTCTTCCTCTCTGGGAAAGCCCTATTGGGATATCACGGTTCGTCATAAGGAAGGGGGATTGGTCTCTCCCTATTTAATGGACAAAGTAAAATCCGGTGACGTCCTGGAAGCCAACGGACCCCACGGGACATTTTATCACGAACCGTTGATGGATTCGGACCATCTCGTTTTTCTGGCCGGCGGCAGCGGTGTTACACCCTTTATGTCCATCATCCGGGATGCGGTGGAAGAGAAGCGGCCTTTACGTATTCATCTCCTTTACGGCAGCCGTAGTCCCGATGACATCATCTTTAGAGATGAACTGGAACAGATCGCCCTTGGTCATCCAAACGTAAAAGTGGACCTGGTCATCAGCGGGCCTCCGAAAGGATGGTCCGGGCTGTGCGGTCTGCTGGACGCCAGGATGATTTTGTCGCGCCTGGGTTCGGTTCAAGGCAAGACCTTCTTTATTTGCGGTCCTGCCCGGATGCACGTCCTGTGTGAGGAGGCTCTGGAAAGCCTCGGCGTACCCCATAGACGCATAAAGAAAGAGGCTTACGGGCCCCCGGATGATGTGACCCTGGAACCGGGCTGGCCTGGAATTTCATTCAAGACCGCGTTCGAAGTGC
Encoded here:
- a CDS encoding helix-turn-helix transcriptional regulator → MMSDFGTKLRARRRGQMMTLKQLSEKTGLSISLLSEIERGLAQPSMSSLKRIAQAMDFSLFNFVEEQTDPNGHQNQMTLQSKRHSSPGTYTKDIGVVRAGKRKKLMYPNFPALFEMLTPDLNRLIEMLYGRFEPGFNSGPEPIKDPPGEKCALILSGCLEMKIGETTLRLNEGDAVYYPGDAPVYLRVIGEEACHSILVVTPPTF
- a CDS encoding WD40 repeat domain-containing protein; this translates as MTKKTDNQVEPVLKRVEKNLDLPYHSIQAKDWDGLERVLCDLCFLEKKIATGLVHELNEDFQTALEALPENQETTKKKREQKARLAKYTQDLLLYARGKIKKLEIIPSLKLLEKEELEADRQRLLRHPTRLDRLTAFAQFTKSQTHHFLKTGSVPNLVLAQAYSQAAEGPVTQAAEEIIHSGQRGPILLRHAAWRPPFNPHPALLYTLEGHTDDVQALALTPDGRWAVSGGGSWGLFRDFSLRVWDLKTGKCLRSLEGHKHIVNSVAISADGRLAVSGGKEKVLRVWDLISGRTLLYLEGHTDEIQSVSMTADGRLAASAGKDKEIRFWDLSTGNCFRTLEGNNSSNKTIRITADGKQAVLLELTPHLDGAVGKFWKLSLTLSWWDLKTGQCLKSLEDHTESFIEIWGGLDSAKALALFGDGRKALLGSLDGQLKIWTASNNQLEWREMERDLWITGLSATADGRLAVSVEGFSVMENVATIKVWDVPSGRSPVILSGHTDEALSVSVTADGSCAISCSADETLRVWDLEGVRGLGHPLERPRDLGAGALTADGQKALLAAGERSGSYKPILELWDLKTRRCLKTLECERINKVALTHNDRIAVTGSLYDSGLVQVWNLETGSCLRRFQRESGTTVADLILSADGRVALALIPKKVFSKKKHWDYGKHLLLLDLEKERCLKIMKHPGKVLFPAFLVDGRRAISSCEDRMVRLWDLKSGLCLRSQEVSGEITALNVSPDGRWVTTGTNTGHVEVWDLETGDLTVREGHTLDVSVLAATPEGRRILSGGQDGLLRLWDLENCRPLKILKGHTEAIISVVVTADGQKAVSHSDDQTLRLWDLETGLCLSAIRLDKVMRGDFCLKGNTILACSYSGDGEAFQIIEPGKGNPRGVPWKVRVTPVRKWHYDLQGGTGHWDKTLSTLCPICGKSSEVPSAVVESIRKLKRARKKPKEKSHSPELSLHCPSCGCPWQTNPFMVDNRDLVRITP
- a CDS encoding 3-keto-5-aminohexanoate cleavage protein, with protein sequence MTHSQKEEKLAKYKDMKGYYSTPPETIFAAKKTWVEQRKWDLPETFVIKVAPVGAFIMKEDNPNQKYTPEEIKGDIVESVEAGACSFHTHVRDNQGRHTLDVKLYHEVIDPIKNKFGRDVVVCGCPEGANTVAESLRPLLEFQDIIEIAPITVTAVNLAGDFSVVQTREICQTHVGFMQEIGCKPEMVLHNVGDISLVRRWLIDTGVAKKPYYFRLAMGNPGWGYIEDPDSMFQCLTFVVRELKKIDPNCAIMIDMAGRAGLFSVATAIALGLMGARVGMEDALYMYPHKDEVIKNNVSVVRQAVALIEALGRKVATADDYRRFVGIDTLKK
- a CDS encoding FAD-dependent oxidoreductase, with amino-acid sequence MKDFDVIVIGAGLGGLSAATCLSQAGKRVLLLEKHNVPGGYASSFLRGRFEFDVALHELSGVGGNENRGPLWGLLNGWGVAPRVKFMPVPEFYRCLFPGLDVILPVGRQNFEETLANEFPKEASGIKGFVSLVFDIAEEAMRANILGGSPNSLNPPEFPRMTAYSNHTVAQVFDSFFSDQRIRAVLGQLCNYLGQPPSKLPITAFAMAFTAYLTYGPAHIRGTSQALSQAFVDVIEANGGQVWLNKGAARILTSGNRVQGVQAEDGTKIASPRVVCNANPVVACLDLIGRDKVPDWYLRRLGAWSAGASTFNVYLGLDCTCQDLGLKTHETFVGIDFNLDQHDEAALKAVNRQPLAAAVTAYNLADPEFSPPGTASVVITLGAHGAPWLQLSPSEYLEAKSGLAVKAMELAEIVAPDLRNHIEVLDIATPLTNTRYTANPGGSFTGFAENRQCSPLGRLPSRGPLSGLYFANAWVNIGGGFMPCILSGFLAAQDLLEDAKPGGPAPVVMERIKNQMEQQTQGGRTLTNGEGSKAKNIISRLHPNRILLKVDQIAEETSSAKTLRMIPAEGSLPLFRPGQYVHIFVHFSGVATSRPYTISSSLGKPYWDITVRHKEGGLVSPYLMDKVKSGDVLEANGPHGTFYHEPLMDSDHLVFLAGGSGVTPFMSIIRDAVEEKRPLRIHLLYGSRSPDDIIFRDELEQIALGHPNVKVDLVISGPPKGWSGLCGLLDARMILSRLGSVQGKTFFICGPARMHVLCEEALESLGVPHRRIKKEAYGPPDDVTLEPGWPGISFKTAFEVREERSGRLFKAKAGEPLMISLERAGLVIPSACRSGECTVCRTRLVSGKVFTPSRVRRRWSDEQAGYIHPCLSYPLEDLHIRL